Genomic segment of Pacificitalea manganoxidans:
GGTGACAAAGCCCACCGTTCGCGGTGCCGCGCCGTCGCCCGCGGACAGGCGAAGCGCGAACGCGTGCCGCGCCGTCCCGGTGGGCTGGCGCCTTGTCACCGTGCGCTGGCCTCCGGGCGGAAAAGGTTTAGTTGGGATAACGCCCGCCGGTTTAGACGGTATAGCGCCATCCGACGGGCAGGGTGGCACTACGCGCAAGTAACGGGGGGCCACACATCACTCCGATCTAAGCGCACCCGCCCGCGAACAAGGCGAAGCCGCGCGGGCGAGCGCCTGCCCGTCCGACCGGGCTGGCGCTTGGCCACCTTACGCTGACTTCGGAGCGGGGAGGAGTTTGACTGGGATAAAGTGGGCCGTTCGGGTGCTGTAGCGCCATCCCACGGGCAGGCTCGCGTGGCGCTCTATGCTTGACCGCGCCGTGCGTGCTGAGCGCGACCGCCAAGAAACCGTCGCGCTTTACCAAGCGCGGTTGGCTTGTGCGGTGACGCGTTCCAGCACGGTGCGGCTGGCCTGTTCGACGCGGTAGATCTGCTTATCCCCGTGGAAATAGGCCCAGCCGTCCTGGTTTTGCGGCAGCCCGTAATATTCCGAGTTGAGCAACATCATGTAATCGTCGGGCAGGGGGGCGCCGGGGTCCAGCAGGTTTTGGGGCGCGGGCGCGGACAGGCGGCGCGCGCCGTCGAGGCTGGCGGTGCGGATTTCGCGCGGGGCGACGCGCACGAATTTGGCGCCGCCGCTGCTTTCCGACAGGGCGCCACCACAACCGGCGCCGGCGCTTTCGGTCGGGCAGGCCTGTGCGGCACGGGGCAGGGCGAGGCTGAGCCCAAGGGCCAGCAGCGAGGCGATGGCGGCGGCGAGCACGGCCTCGGACCGGGACAACCGGGGATAGGTTTTGGCCCGGGCATGAGCCCGCGCGCGGGCGGGATGCAGGGGCGCGCGACGGGGCGCGTGGCGGTCAGTTAAGGACATTTTCCAGCACTCCGATCAGGGCCAGCACCTCGCGGGTGTCGGGGTCAATGCGATAGACGTAATCTTCATCGCGATAATAGGTGTAGTCCGGGTCGAGATCATAGAGCCCCGGTTCTTCGATGATGACGTAATCCCCATCCAAACGCTGCCCGACCAGGGGGCGGTCATTGACGCCGTCGATATCCACATCGCGATTGCGCGTCGCCACAACATCCGTGGCTACATAGGTGTCACGGTCCAGCGAAGCCTCGCGATAGACCGCATCGTCGCGATAATCCTGCATCAGCGTGGCCGGGCGCGGACGGGGGCGCATGTCGATGGTCAGGGGCGCGGTGGCCGGGGCGACCGCACGGGCGATGGCGCGGCTGTCGTTGCGGGTGTCGTCGCGGTCATTGACGGCGCGATCCCGGTTCACATAGTCCCGGTCGTCCTCGTGGCGATGATCGCGGTCGCGGGTCACCGCCGCTTGGCGGGCCAGTCCGGGCGGCGTGCAGCCATTGCCCTTCTTGGCGAGACCCGGCGGACAGACCGAGATGTCGAGCTTCTTGGCCTGTTTGCGCAGATCTTTCTGATGCTTCTCGGCGGCCTTGCGGGCCTCCTTGCGAAACTTCTTGACGGACTTTTCGTATTTCTTTGCAGCCTTCTCGCCATCGGGTTTGGCTTCGGCCATTATCGGCATGGTGACCGCGACCGTGGCTGCCAGAATGAGCGACATGGTTTTCATCGGGATGCTCCGTTTGCTTGGCAACAGAACCGCTTGGACAGCCGTGCGGTTCCAAATGCGGCGGAAATGTGACCCGCTTCGGCGGGAGCCTGCCGACGGGGAAGGGGCCGGTGGGGTTGCGGCCCGGCAAGGATCAAGGTTTAGGGAGCGCAAGGCGCGGAATTGTAACGGGCCCGACACGGGCCGCCCCCGCGCCACGCAGATTAGGGATCAAGGAAGGTCAGAAATGCGTATCGCCGTCGGAGCCATCACGCGTCGTCGTCCCGGCATGTTTGCCGAATTGCTCGACTCCTTCGTGACGATGGAGCGGCCAGCGGGGGCGCAAATCACCTTTCTCTTTGCCGAGAACGACGCCGAAACCACGATCCAAGCGGAGCTTGACGCCTTTCGCGCCCGCGTGCCGGAGGAGGTCCGTTTCGCGCTGGAGCCGCGTCCGGGCATTCCCGCCGCCCGCAACACGGCGCTCGACATGGCGTTGGAGGGCGGGTTCGATTACCTGACATTTGTCGATGATGACGAGACCGTCCGGCCCGACTGGCTGGTGACGCTGATGGCGGGGATGGAGGCACATTGCTGCGATCTGGCCGGGGGGCCGGTGGCGCTGGTCGAGCCTGATGAGCAGTTGTCGGCGCTGAACCGTGCGGTGTTCGAACTTCAGGCCCGCCGCATGAAACGCCGGGATCGCGAGCGGCGCGGCTTCATGGAGCAAGGCGTGAGCAACCCCTATAACATCTACACCAACAACTGGTGCGTGCGGCTGGACTTCGTGCGCGAACACGGCGTGCGCTTTGACGAGTCGCTGCGGGTGACGGGCGGCTCCGACAGCCGCTTCAGTCTCGATCTTGAAGCAAAGGGCGGGCGGCGCTGCTGGGTGTCGGACGCGGTGGTCGAAGAGCCGACCCCGAAGAAACGCCTGACCCTGCGCTATGTCTATGCCCGCGCCCGCGACCAAAGCTCCAACAGCGTGCGGTTCAAAAAACAGGGGCTGGCGCGCGTGGCGGGCAAAGCCTTTGCGCGACTGTTCGAAGCCTTTCTGAACCTGATCGCTGCGCCGTTCACGCGCGGGCGCAGTCTGGCGAAGGTGGCTTATAAATCGGGAGTCGCGGCCGGGTTGATTTTAGGCGCGCTGGGCCATCGCAGCCGCCATTACGACAGCCATGCGGACCGTTATCACACCGAGGTCGACCGCTAGGGGGCCTGTGCCCGCGCGTTTGCGTCTCGTGCCGACACCGCCTGCCGCATGAAAGGCGGGATTGGGTCGTCTGGTCCCGCCCCCCGCGCGGTGCGGATCACCTAGCGGGGCCTGCGGAGCGCTTGCCCGGCATGCATGGCGGCTGACCTGTGCCGGTGCTTGCCGGGACTTTCCGGTGGGGGTAAGGTCCGCGCCGATGCCGCCGGCCCCCGTGCTGGCCGCGTCCTTTACCCTCGCCGCATCGCTGAAAGGATCCGCCATGCAACCCGGTCTGCTGCGCACCGCTTTGGTGCTGGGTCTTTTGTCGATGGTCGGTCCGTTCGCGATCGATATGTATCTGCCCGCCATGCCCGCGATCGCCGCAGGGCTGGGCACCACCGAGGGCGGCGTGCAGGCGACGCTGACCGCGTATTTTCTGGCCTTTGGCGTGGCGCAGATGGTCTATGGCCCGTGGGCGGACCAATCCGGGCGCAAGCTGCCGATCCTGACCGGGATCGTGGTGTTCTTTATCGGCTCCGTCGGGGCGGCGCTGGCGGGCAGTGTCGAGGCATTGGTGCTGTGGCGCGCGGTGCAGGGGCTGGGCGGTGCGGCGGTGATGGTGGTCCCGCGCGCGGTGATCCGCGATCTTTACACCGGGCCGGCGGCGACGCGGATGATGGCGATGATCATGCTGGTGATTTCGGTGTCGCCCATGCTTGCGCCGCTGGCGGGCAGTCTGGTTCTGAGCCTTGCGGGGTGGCGCATGGTGTTTTGGGTGCTGGCGGGCGCGGCGGTGCTGTCGGTGATCCTGACCGTGACCTTGCAGCCCGAGACGCTGCCGGTCGCGCGGCGTCGCCCGGTGCGGCTCAATTTCCTGCTGCGCGGGTCGCGGCAATTGCTGAGCGATCCGCTGTTCATGGGGCTGACGCTGGTGGGCGGCTTTGGGATGGCGAGTTTCTTCGTGTTTCTCGCCTCAGCCTCGTTCGTCTATACCGGCCAATATGGGCTGAGCCCGACCGGGTTCTCGCTGGCCTTCGCGATCAACGCGGTGGGGTTCTTTTCCGCGTCGCAGGCGGCGGGGCCATTGGCCGTGCGGCTGGGCATGACCCGGCTGATCCTGCTGGGCGTCGGCGGATTTGCCTGTTTCACCATGGGGCTTCTGGTGGTCACGGCGATGGGCGGCACGGCGCTGTGGGTGCTGATCCTTGGGTTGTTTCTGGGCAATGCCTGTCTGGGCACGGTGATCCCGACGACGATGGTTCTGGCGCTTGAGCCGCATGGTGAGGTGGCGGGGCTGGCCTCGTCGCTCGGCGGCACGCTGCAGATGCTGGTGGGCGGCGTCATGATCGCGGTGAGCGCGCCGTTCTTTGACGGAACCGCGCTGCCGATGGTCGCGGTGATCGCGTTCTGCGGCGCGGCGGCGTTGGTGCTGAGCCTGCTGACCCTGCGCAATCTGGGTGCGGCCCCGGCGCAGGGGTGAGAGCGGCGTCGGGGGCGCAGGCGTCGGGCTGAGCGCATTCGCCCGCGAGCAAGGCGAAGCCGCGCGGGGGAGCGCCTGGCCGGTCGGGCGGGCTACCGTGGGGCTACGCATCCCCGCTCTCGGACAAGCCCGCAGGGCGCGCGGGCGAGCGCCTGCCCGTTCCGGCGGGCTGGCGCTCGGCCACCTCGCGCTGACCTCGGGGCGGGGAGGTGTTTGGCTGGGATAAACTGCGCCGTTCTGTCGTTGCGGCGCCATCCCACGGGCAGGCTAGCGTTGCGCCAGGTGTGCAGTGCCGATCGGGGCTCGCCTTCGAACTTCGCACCCCCGCCCGCGAACAAGCGAAGCGCGCGGGCGAGCGCCTGCCCGTCCCTGCGGGCTGGCGCTTTGCCACCTTGCGCTGACCTCTGAGCGGGGAGGTATTTGGCCGGGATAAAGCGCGCGGTTCAGTCGTTGCGGCGCCACCCCACGGGCAGGCTTCCGTTGCGCGTTGGGGGTCTGCTAGGCCGCTCGGGCTGGAATACCGTCCCGATCGCGACCGAAAACACCGTCTGACCTAACGGAACCTTTGCAAAAATACCTTTCCTTTGGGTCATTTCCGCAAAAATCCACCCTCTCTACGTAGTTCCCGGTATTCCCCGTGCGCGGCGGGGCGGGGTAACGTCCGGGTCACTTGCAATCATCCGCCTCTGGGGAGTGGCGGAGACCGGGAGGATATACATGGATCGTCGTTCTTTTCTGCGCACGTCTGCGCTGGGGGGCAGTGCCGCTGCCGCCGCCACTCTGGCCGCTCCGGCCTATGCGCAGGGCAAGCGCACCCTGACCATGGTCACCACATGGCCCCGCGGGCTGGCGGGCGTGTGGGATTCCGTGGAGCGGTTCGCCAATAACATGACCGCCGCCACCGATGGTCAGATCACCGTCGAGCCGAAGGCCGCGGGCGAATTGGTGGGCGCGCTGGAAGTGTTCGACGCCGTGACCTCAGGTCAGGCCGATATCTATCACGGGGCGGATTACTATTTCATCGGGCAGCACCCGTCGTTTGCCTATTTCACCGCGGTGCCCTTTGGCATGACCGCGCCGGAAATCATGACCTGGTATTACGGTCAGGACGGCATGGCGCTGCATCACGAGCTGGGCGAGATTTTCGGCATCAAGTCGTTCATCGCGGGTCAGACCGGCGCGCAGGGCGGCGGCTGGTTCCGCAATCCGATCAACTCCGCCGACGACATTCAGGGCCTAAAATTCCGTATGCCGGGCCTTGGCGGTCAGGTGATGGCAAAACTTGGCGCTTCGGTGCAGGTGCTGCCGGGCGGCGAGATCTATCAGGCCCTGTCGACAGGCGCGCTGGACGCGACCGAATGGATCGGCCCTTGGTCGGACGAGAAGCTGGGGCTTCAGGAGATCGCCAAGAACTACTACCCCGCCGGTTTCCACGAGCCGGGCGCGGCGCTGTCGGTGGCCTGTAACCTTGAGGTGTTCAACACCCTGACGCCGTCGCAGCAAAAGGCGTTCGAACTGTCCGCCGCCGATGCGCATCAGCACAACTACGCGCTGTTCATCGCCAATAACGGCCCGGCGCTGGAGCGGCTGAAATCCTCCGGCGTGCAGATCCAGACGTTCTCGGACGATATCTGGGAGGCCTTTGGCCGCGCCAGTCAGGAAGTGCTGGCGGAAAACATGGACGATGAGATCTACGCCAAGATCCACAATTCGGCCATGAACTC
This window contains:
- a CDS encoding glycosyltransferase family A protein, producing MRIAVGAITRRRPGMFAELLDSFVTMERPAGAQITFLFAENDAETTIQAELDAFRARVPEEVRFALEPRPGIPAARNTALDMALEGGFDYLTFVDDDETVRPDWLVTLMAGMEAHCCDLAGGPVALVEPDEQLSALNRAVFELQARRMKRRDRERRGFMEQGVSNPYNIYTNNWCVRLDFVREHGVRFDESLRVTGGSDSRFSLDLEAKGGRRCWVSDAVVEEPTPKKRLTLRYVYARARDQSSNSVRFKKQGLARVAGKAFARLFEAFLNLIAAPFTRGRSLAKVAYKSGVAAGLILGALGHRSRHYDSHADRYHTEVDR
- a CDS encoding multidrug effflux MFS transporter translates to MQPGLLRTALVLGLLSMVGPFAIDMYLPAMPAIAAGLGTTEGGVQATLTAYFLAFGVAQMVYGPWADQSGRKLPILTGIVVFFIGSVGAALAGSVEALVLWRAVQGLGGAAVMVVPRAVIRDLYTGPAATRMMAMIMLVISVSPMLAPLAGSLVLSLAGWRMVFWVLAGAAVLSVILTVTLQPETLPVARRRPVRLNFLLRGSRQLLSDPLFMGLTLVGGFGMASFFVFLASASFVYTGQYGLSPTGFSLAFAINAVGFFSASQAAGPLAVRLGMTRLILLGVGGFACFTMGLLVVTAMGGTALWVLILGLFLGNACLGTVIPTTMVLALEPHGEVAGLASSLGGTLQMLVGGVMIAVSAPFFDGTALPMVAVIAFCGAAALVLSLLTLRNLGAAPAQG
- a CDS encoding TRAP transporter substrate-binding protein, encoding MDRRSFLRTSALGGSAAAAATLAAPAYAQGKRTLTMVTTWPRGLAGVWDSVERFANNMTAATDGQITVEPKAAGELVGALEVFDAVTSGQADIYHGADYYFIGQHPSFAYFTAVPFGMTAPEIMTWYYGQDGMALHHELGEIFGIKSFIAGQTGAQGGGWFRNPINSADDIQGLKFRMPGLGGQVMAKLGASVQVLPGGEIYQALSTGALDATEWIGPWSDEKLGLQEIAKNYYPAGFHEPGAALSVACNLEVFNTLTPSQQKAFELSAADAHQHNYALFIANNGPALERLKSSGVQIQTFSDDIWEAFGRASQEVLAENMDDEIYAKIHNSAMNSMRSTSGWLSVSDSAYTTQRNRVLDAL